AGATAATCCGGTATTTCCCCCATCAGGCAGGCCGCAGGTATATTTCTTTTACCGGCCACACCCAGCAAAAGCCCGTTTAAACCCGAAATATGGGGGACGAAATTTTTACCCGCCAAATTGCTTTTGAGCTCAGCCGGCAGACGTTCATTTATCATATCCAGAAAATTTTTGCTGTTGGCCACTGCCCATACTTTAGGTTTGGCCTTATGATGGGTCATAGTCACCGCCGCACCGAAAGTAATAATCCTCTGGCAGCCCAGTTCTTCAGCCACATCAATCACTTTAGCGGTCATCCGGCTGGCACGGCTGCCCTGGGCATAGGTATTCTGCCCGTCAGCCGGCTGCTCATCACCCATAAATATTACTACATCCTGACCGCACCACTTTTGATAATAGAAACGGCTTTGGGGAAACCTAAGTTCCTGCTGGACACCGTTTTTTATATTTACCCCCGAAGGATAAAAAAACTCCTCCGGCTCTATATCCGCCAGAACACCC
This sequence is a window from Dehalococcoides mccartyi 195. Protein-coding genes within it:
- a CDS encoding PAC2 family protein, producing MGIIYHNKPEMQSPTLLAAWPGVGNVGIVTLAALRDQLGAGVLADIEPEEFFYPSGVNIKNGVQQELRFPQSRFYYQKWCGQDVVIFMGDEQPADGQNTYAQGSRASRMTAKVIDVAEELGCQRIITFGAAVTMTHHKAKPKVWAVANSKNFLDMINERLPAELKSNLAGKNFVPHISGLNGLLLGVAGKRNIPAACLMGEIPDYLSHLPLIYPHASRSSLEALRYIMRISVDLFRMDESVREMDEMIAEMYARFPEMVRQKLDNRYHAAENEGISDDDEKWLKENIAEFFKKDHNQDEHGS